One Mesorhizobium loti genomic window carries:
- a CDS encoding response regulator receiver domain-containing protein, which yields MAEDAWNSRDPARVALAYTTESRWRNRAEFLQGRDAIQAFLTRKWSRELDYRLIKEVWAFHGNRIAVRFAYEWHDDSGSWFRSYGNENWEFDEHGLMRLRIASINDLPIAEADRKYHWPLGRRPDDHPTLSALGL from the coding sequence ATGGCCGAGGATGCCTGGAATTCGCGCGATCCGGCACGGGTCGCGCTCGCCTATACGACCGAGAGCCGCTGGCGCAACCGCGCCGAATTCCTGCAAGGCCGCGATGCCATCCAGGCCTTCCTGACGCGCAAATGGAGCCGCGAGCTCGACTACCGGCTGATCAAGGAGGTCTGGGCCTTCCACGGCAACCGCATCGCCGTGCGCTTCGCCTATGAATGGCACGACGACAGCGGCTCCTGGTTCCGCAGCTACGGCAATGAGAACTGGGAGTTCGACGAGCACGGGCTGATGCGCCTGCGCATCGCCAGCATCAACGACCTGCCGATCGCGGAAGCCGACCGCAAATATCACTGGCCACTCGGGCGCCGCCCGGATGATCACCCGACATTGTCGGCGCTCGGGCTCTAG
- a CDS encoding aldo/keto reductase — protein MQKRRLGRTDLSIAPLVLGGNVFGWTADEKTSFDLLDRFVGGGLNAIDTADAYSRWVPGNKGGESETIIGSWMKDRGNRDKVVVITKVGSDMGQGHRDLSAAYIEKAVDASLKRLQTDVIDLYLSHWPDPTTPYEETLGAYEKLLAKGKVRHVGCSNLDAGQLRAALDVASLRSLPRYEVLQPEYNLYDRSSFDGPLRDLCVAEDIGVITYFSLAKGFLSGKYRSEADLGQSERGGGVKDYLNARGMRILAALDAVSARHSAKQAEVALAWVIARPGVTAPIASATKPEQMDSLIKSASLKLTADDMAELDRASS, from the coding sequence TTGCAGAAACGCCGTCTCGGTCGCACCGACCTTTCCATCGCGCCGCTGGTTCTGGGCGGCAACGTCTTCGGCTGGACCGCCGATGAGAAGACTTCTTTCGACCTGCTCGACCGCTTCGTCGGCGGCGGTCTCAACGCCATCGATACGGCCGACGCCTATTCGCGCTGGGTGCCGGGCAACAAGGGCGGCGAATCGGAAACCATCATCGGCAGCTGGATGAAGGACCGTGGCAACCGCGACAAGGTCGTGGTGATCACCAAGGTCGGCTCGGATATGGGGCAGGGGCACAGGGACCTGTCCGCCGCCTATATCGAAAAGGCCGTCGATGCCTCGCTGAAGCGGCTGCAGACCGATGTCATCGACCTCTATCTGTCGCACTGGCCGGATCCGACCACGCCCTACGAGGAAACCCTCGGCGCCTACGAAAAACTGCTCGCCAAGGGCAAGGTCCGCCATGTCGGCTGCTCGAACCTCGACGCGGGCCAGTTGCGAGCCGCACTCGATGTGGCGAGCCTGCGCAGCCTGCCGCGTTATGAGGTTTTGCAGCCGGAATACAATCTCTACGACCGCTCGTCCTTCGATGGGCCGTTGCGCGATCTCTGCGTGGCCGAGGATATCGGCGTCATCACCTATTTCAGCCTGGCCAAGGGTTTCCTGAGTGGCAAATACCGCAGCGAAGCCGATCTTGGCCAAAGCGAGCGCGGCGGCGGGGTGAAGGACTATCTCAACGCGCGCGGCATGCGCATCCTGGCAGCGCTCGACGCGGTGTCGGCCAGGCATTCGGCCAAGCAGGCGGAAGTGGCGCTTGCCTGGGTTATCGCGCGGCCGGGTGTCACCGCGCCGATCGCCAGCGCCACCAAGCCTGAGCAGATGGACAGTCTGATCAAGTCGGCTTCGTTGAAACTGACCGCCGATGACATGGCAGAGCTCGATCGGGCGAGCAGCTGA
- a CDS encoding LysR family transcriptional regulator, with protein sequence MDRLEAMSLFVATVETGSLSAAARRSGVPLATVSRKISDLERYLQTRLLNRSTRRLTLTDAGDAYLAACRRILDEVGEAERVAGGEYSAPTGELIITAPIVFGRLHVLPIVTAFLSTYPQVDIRLTLGDRISQLAEEHIDLAIRIGRLPDSRMLATRVGSIRHVVCASPAYLAEHAAPKIPKDLETHSCITFEGLGSLATWTFSVEKADVPVPVRSRLRVNTAEAAIDAAIAGVGMTRVLSYQIVAAVRSGTLCSVLGEFEPEPWPVNLVHAGQGRLPVKLRAFLDFAAPRLRERLAQATW encoded by the coding sequence ATGGATCGCCTCGAGGCCATGTCCCTTTTCGTCGCGACGGTGGAGACCGGTAGCCTTTCCGCCGCCGCACGCCGCTCGGGCGTTCCACTTGCGACCGTCAGCCGCAAGATCTCAGATCTGGAACGGTATCTGCAGACACGTCTGCTGAACCGCTCGACACGCCGGCTGACGCTGACCGACGCGGGCGACGCCTATCTTGCCGCCTGCCGCCGCATTCTCGACGAGGTCGGCGAGGCCGAACGCGTCGCCGGCGGCGAATACAGCGCTCCGACCGGCGAACTGATCATCACCGCGCCGATCGTCTTCGGCCGGCTTCACGTGCTGCCGATCGTCACCGCGTTCCTCTCCACCTACCCGCAAGTGGATATCCGCCTGACGCTCGGCGACAGGATAAGCCAGTTGGCGGAGGAGCATATCGATCTCGCCATCCGCATCGGCCGGCTGCCGGACTCGCGCATGCTCGCGACCAGGGTCGGTTCGATCAGGCATGTCGTCTGCGCAAGTCCGGCTTATCTCGCCGAGCACGCGGCTCCGAAAATCCCGAAAGACCTTGAGACGCACAGCTGCATCACCTTCGAAGGCCTTGGCTCACTCGCCACATGGACCTTCTCAGTGGAAAAGGCTGACGTTCCCGTCCCTGTCCGCTCCAGGCTCCGGGTCAACACCGCCGAGGCCGCGATCGATGCCGCTATTGCAGGTGTCGGGATGACGCGCGTGCTTTCCTACCAGATCGTCGCTGCTGTGCGCTCAGGGACACTCTGCTCGGTACTCGGGGAATTCGAACCGGAGCCGTGGCCGGTAAACCTGGTGCACGCCGGCCAGGGCCGGCTACCGGTGAAACTGCGCGCCTTCCTCGATTTCGCCGCCCCACGCCTGAGGGAACGCCTGGCACAGGCGACCTGGTAG
- a CDS encoding pyridoxamine 5'-phosphate oxidase-like FMN-binding protein — translation MNAHAFTSDVAFTPTVKAIQARKGSRQSYARVEERGGWQAVITPDLAAFIEMQTSVFLSTANGDGQPYIQHRGGPAGFLKVLDEKTIGFADFSGNRQFITQGNLADNPRAFLFLIDYMLRQRIKIWGTARVVEGDAELMAKLMPQDYKARPEQVILFTVSAWDSNCPQHIPQRFEAADVAAALGERDRRIQQLEQEVARLKGMSGAAAKD, via the coding sequence ATGAACGCGCATGCTTTCACCAGTGACGTCGCCTTCACGCCGACCGTCAAGGCGATCCAGGCGCGCAAGGGTTCGCGCCAGTCTTACGCCCGGGTCGAGGAGCGTGGTGGCTGGCAAGCCGTCATCACGCCGGACCTTGCCGCTTTCATCGAGATGCAGACCAGCGTCTTCCTGTCGACGGCCAATGGCGATGGCCAACCCTACATCCAGCATCGTGGCGGGCCGGCCGGCTTTCTCAAGGTGCTGGACGAAAAGACGATCGGCTTCGCGGATTTTTCCGGCAACAGGCAGTTCATCACGCAGGGCAATCTGGCGGACAATCCACGCGCCTTCCTGTTCCTGATCGACTACATGCTGCGCCAGCGCATCAAGATCTGGGGTACGGCGCGCGTCGTCGAAGGCGATGCCGAGTTGATGGCGAAGCTGATGCCGCAAGATTACAAGGCACGTCCAGAACAGGTCATCCTGTTCACGGTCTCGGCCTGGGATTCCAACTGCCCGCAACACATCCCGCAGCGCTTCGAGGCGGCTGACGTGGCCGCAGCGCTTGGCGAGCGGGACAGACGCATTCAGCAACTCGAACAGGAGGTTGCGCGTCTCAAGGGGATGTCAGGCGCTGCCGCCAAGGACTGA
- a CDS encoding 1-acyl-sn-glycerol-3-phosphate acyltransferase: MLYVRSLAFNFVFYVNLIVQMILWTPYYFLSPRHRAWFVPKFWSRSCMWLYDKIAGTKSDITGQENLPEGSFILAPKHQSFWDAIAFFPFLQDPLYILKRELTWIPFFGWYIMKMRMIPVDRGSRSKALKAVVAATKAEMARNPRQLIIYPEGTRRAPGDEPAYKYGIVEIYAQLGVPVVPVAHVAGLYWPRRKFLRYPGTIKARFLPPIPPGLGKDEFMARLIGETEAACDQMLVEASRAPSPPAFPPTAVKRLRELGAKA, encoded by the coding sequence ATGCTCTATGTCAGATCGCTGGCGTTCAACTTCGTCTTCTACGTCAATCTGATCGTCCAGATGATCCTCTGGACCCCGTATTATTTCCTGTCGCCCCGCCACCGTGCCTGGTTCGTGCCGAAATTCTGGTCGCGCAGTTGCATGTGGCTCTATGACAAGATCGCAGGCACCAAGAGCGACATCACCGGGCAGGAAAACCTGCCCGAAGGCTCCTTCATCCTGGCGCCCAAGCACCAGTCCTTCTGGGACGCAATCGCCTTCTTCCCCTTTCTTCAGGACCCGCTCTACATCCTCAAGCGCGAGCTGACCTGGATCCCGTTCTTCGGCTGGTACATCATGAAGATGCGCATGATCCCGGTCGATCGCGGCAGCCGCTCCAAAGCCCTGAAGGCTGTGGTCGCGGCGACCAAGGCAGAGATGGCGCGCAACCCGCGCCAGCTGATCATCTATCCCGAGGGCACGCGCCGGGCGCCCGGCGACGAGCCGGCCTACAAATACGGCATCGTCGAAATCTACGCGCAGCTCGGCGTTCCGGTGGTGCCGGTCGCCCATGTCGCCGGCCTCTATTGGCCGCGCCGCAAGTTCCTGCGGTACCCCGGCACCATCAAGGCGCGTTTTCTGCCGCCGATTCCGCCGGGCCTCGGCAAGGACGAGTTCATGGCGCGGCTGATCGGCGAGACGGAAGCCGCTTGCGACCAGATGCTCGTCGAGGCATCCCGCGCGCCCAGCCCTCCGGCCTTCCCGCCGACTGCGGTGAAGCGGCTGCGGGAGCTCGGCGCGAAGGCCTGA
- a CDS encoding sugar kinase, with protein sequence MAKPPRLLSVGALTLDTILRVETLPTHQGKFIAADGVQIASGMATSAACAAHRLGADVSLWASAGDDAVGDQLVAGIEAEGVDCSYVRRVSGARSALASILIDAHGERIIVPFYDRLAQTDPEALPFADITAFDAVLVDVRWPGAATLALKAAHAANRPAILDADTAPLAVLEQLLPLASHIVASEPAVRIICGHALDLETACTDMASRTDAFVAITGGAAGTWWFDREAGSSRHVAAPKIKAVDTLAAGDVFHGAFAVGLAEAMPVEQALRFASAAAALKCQRFGGRLGAPDRAETLAMVAATWPETA encoded by the coding sequence ATGGCAAAACCCCCGAGGCTCCTCAGCGTCGGCGCGCTGACGCTGGACACCATCCTGCGTGTCGAGACGCTGCCCACGCATCAGGGAAAGTTCATCGCCGCCGATGGCGTGCAGATCGCTTCCGGCATGGCGACGAGCGCCGCTTGCGCCGCGCATCGCCTGGGCGCCGACGTGTCGCTATGGGCGAGCGCCGGCGACGATGCGGTCGGCGATCAGCTGGTCGCCGGAATCGAGGCCGAGGGTGTCGATTGCAGCTATGTCCGCCGCGTCAGCGGCGCGCGCTCGGCATTGGCCTCGATCCTGATCGACGCCCATGGCGAGCGCATCATCGTGCCTTTCTACGACAGGCTGGCCCAGACCGATCCCGAGGCTTTGCCTTTCGCAGACATCACGGCATTCGATGCCGTGCTGGTCGACGTGCGCTGGCCGGGTGCAGCGACACTTGCCCTCAAGGCGGCGCACGCCGCCAACCGGCCGGCGATCCTCGATGCCGATACCGCGCCGCTGGCGGTGCTGGAGCAGTTGCTGCCGCTGGCCTCGCACATCGTCGCCTCCGAGCCGGCCGTCCGTATCATATGCGGCCATGCGCTGGATCTTGAGACCGCCTGCACCGACATGGCCTCCCGCACCGATGCCTTCGTTGCGATCACCGGCGGCGCGGCGGGCACCTGGTGGTTCGATCGGGAAGCGGGATCATCCCGTCATGTCGCGGCGCCAAAGATCAAGGCGGTCGACACGCTCGCCGCAGGTGACGTCTTTCACGGCGCTTTTGCCGTCGGGCTGGCCGAAGCCATGCCGGTCGAGCAGGCCTTGCGCTTTGCCAGTGCCGCCGCCGCGCTCAAATGCCAACGCTTCGGCGGCAGGCTCGGCGCTCCGGACCGGGCCGAGACGCTGGCGATGGTCGCGGCAACCTGGCCCGAAACAGCCTAG
- a CDS encoding cyclohexadienyl dehydrogenase, whose product MFEKIALVGIGLIGSSLARVIRREGLAGHVAISTRSAATLKRAQQLGLGDSYTTDAKEAVRDADLVIVSVPVGSSGAVAEEIAPALKKGAILTDVGSTKASVIAQMQPHVPDGVHFIPGHPLAGTEKSGPDAGFADLFDNRWCIFTPLPDTDPDALERLSEFWRRCGANIDTMDPQHHDMTLAIVSHLPHIIAYNIVGTADDLESVTKTEVIKYSASGFRDFTRLAASDPTMWRDVCLHNKDAILEMLARFSEDLAFLQRAIRWGDGDKLFDLFTRTRAVRRSIIEAGQDIDVPDFGRQAVEHPSKN is encoded by the coding sequence ATGTTTGAAAAGATCGCGCTGGTCGGCATCGGCCTGATCGGCTCGTCGCTGGCCCGTGTCATCCGGCGCGAAGGCCTGGCCGGTCACGTCGCCATCTCCACCCGCAGCGCCGCGACGCTGAAGCGGGCGCAGCAGCTTGGACTGGGCGATTCCTACACGACCGACGCGAAGGAAGCGGTCCGCGATGCCGATCTTGTCATCGTCTCGGTGCCGGTCGGCTCGTCCGGCGCGGTGGCTGAGGAAATCGCGCCGGCGCTGAAGAAGGGGGCGATCCTCACCGATGTCGGCTCGACCAAGGCCTCCGTCATCGCGCAGATGCAGCCGCACGTGCCTGACGGCGTCCATTTCATTCCCGGCCATCCGCTGGCGGGCACGGAAAAATCCGGACCGGATGCCGGTTTTGCCGATCTGTTCGACAATCGCTGGTGCATCTTCACGCCGCTACCGGACACCGATCCGGATGCGCTCGAGCGGCTGTCGGAATTCTGGCGCCGCTGTGGCGCCAACATCGACACGATGGATCCGCAGCATCACGACATGACGCTGGCCATCGTCTCGCATCTGCCGCACATCATCGCCTACAACATCGTCGGCACCGCCGACGATCTGGAATCGGTGACCAAGACGGAAGTCATCAAATATTCCGCCTCCGGCTTTCGCGACTTCACGCGTTTGGCCGCCTCCGACCCGACGATGTGGCGGGATGTCTGCCTGCACAACAAGGACGCTATCCTCGAGATGCTGGCGCGGTTTTCGGAAGATCTAGCCTTCCTGCAGCGGGCGATCCGCTGGGGTGACGGCGACAAGCTGTTCGACCTGTTCACCCGCACCCGCGCGGTGCGCCGCTCGATCATCGAGGCCGGCCAGGACATCGATGTGCCCGATTTTGGCCGTCAGGCGGTCGAGCACCCGTCGAAGAACTAG
- a CDS encoding cell division protein FtsX, giving the protein MTDLSAEHLEQHEQDAEAAEARPRAQRRMAPIVPAQNIAGRALVLVIAIMTFLSCLTFGAVTLVRDTASVWENQISREATIQIKPADGVDMEAALAQASQIAGEFPGVKSTRIIDREATARLLEPWLGSGLNIDELPVPRLIIVTIDENSPPDFAAMRAAITPKLPSASLDDHRTWVDRLVAMARTTVTIGIAVLALMLSATVLTVVFATRGAMAGNGHIIEVLHFVGAEAAFIAREFRRHFLVTGMKGAAAGGAAAVLVFIVFSWWSSRNMATPQADQATALFGNFAIGSAGYLGVVLMVLVIGALTAATSHATVVAYLSDIDVRQPDA; this is encoded by the coding sequence ATGACTGACCTGTCCGCCGAACATCTTGAACAGCATGAGCAGGACGCCGAGGCGGCCGAGGCAAGGCCGCGCGCCCAGCGGCGTATGGCGCCGATCGTGCCGGCGCAGAACATCGCCGGCCGGGCGCTCGTCCTGGTCATTGCCATCATGACCTTCCTGTCCTGCCTGACCTTCGGCGCGGTGACGCTGGTGCGTGACACCGCTTCGGTCTGGGAGAACCAGATTTCGCGCGAGGCAACGATCCAGATCAAGCCGGCAGACGGCGTCGACATGGAAGCCGCCCTTGCCCAGGCCTCGCAGATCGCCGGCGAATTCCCCGGCGTGAAATCGACAAGGATCATCGACCGCGAGGCGACCGCGAGGCTGCTGGAGCCGTGGCTCGGTTCAGGCCTCAACATCGACGAGCTGCCGGTGCCGCGCCTGATCATCGTCACCATCGACGAGAACAGCCCGCCCGACTTCGCCGCCATGCGCGCCGCGATCACGCCGAAACTGCCAAGCGCCTCGCTCGATGATCACCGCACCTGGGTCGACCGGCTGGTGGCCATGGCCCGCACCACAGTGACCATCGGCATTGCCGTGCTGGCGCTGATGCTGTCGGCGACGGTGCTGACCGTGGTCTTCGCGACCCGCGGCGCCATGGCCGGCAATGGCCACATCATCGAGGTGCTGCATTTCGTCGGCGCCGAGGCGGCTTTCATTGCGCGCGAATTCCGCCGGCATTTCCTGGTCACCGGCATGAAGGGCGCGGCCGCCGGCGGCGCGGCGGCGGTCCTGGTCTTCATCGTCTTTTCCTGGTGGTCGTCGCGCAACATGGCGACGCCGCAGGCCGACCAGGCAACCGCTTTGTTCGGCAATTTCGCCATCGGTTCGGCGGGCTATCTCGGCGTTGTCCTGATGGTTCTGGTGATCGGCGCACTGACGGCGGCGACCTCGCATGCCACCGTCGTCGCCTATCTCAGCGACATCGACGTTCGCCAACCCGACGCATGA
- a CDS encoding alkylhydroperoxidase, producing MPRITTPSSIAAAPTATQPVLQAVEKQLGVVPNLFRMIANSPAALEGYVAMSGALAKGRLPAPTRERIALAVAEINGCSYCLSAHTYLGKNLARLDDAEMLANRHGGSTDPKAAAAVRFAAKVAQSRGHVSDEDLSAVRLAGYDDGQIVEIVQHVALNVWTNYINEVAQTEIDFPVVSVRDAA from the coding sequence ATGCCGCGCATCACCACGCCATCGTCCATCGCCGCTGCTCCCACAGCAACGCAACCCGTGCTGCAGGCTGTCGAGAAGCAGCTTGGTGTCGTGCCGAACCTGTTTCGCATGATCGCCAACAGTCCAGCCGCGCTCGAAGGCTATGTCGCCATGTCGGGGGCGTTGGCCAAGGGTCGGTTGCCTGCACCCACACGCGAGCGCATTGCGCTGGCGGTCGCCGAGATCAATGGCTGCAGCTACTGCCTGTCCGCACACACCTACCTTGGCAAGAACCTCGCCCGGCTCGACGATGCCGAAATGCTCGCCAACCGCCACGGTGGCTCCACGGACCCCAAGGCCGCCGCGGCGGTGCGTTTTGCCGCCAAGGTTGCGCAGAGCCGCGGGCATGTCAGCGATGAGGATCTCTCTGCCGTGAGGCTGGCGGGTTATGACGACGGACAGATCGTCGAGATCGTCCAGCATGTCGCCCTGAACGTCTGGACCAACTATATCAATGAAGTTGCCCAGACCGAGATCGATTTTCCGGTTGTTTCTGTCCGCGATGCTGCGTGA
- a CDS encoding cell division ATP-binding protein FtsE, with protein MIRFENVGLRYGMGPEILRDISLHIPERSFQFLSGPSGAGKTTLLRLLFMSLKPTRGLITIFGKDRSRISRTELPHLRRRIGVVFQDFRLLDHMTTYENVALPLRVRGREEASYRTDVTELLKWVGLGERMHVLPPVLSGGEKQRAAIARALIEQPEILLADEPTGNVDPPLARRLLRLFIELNRLGTAVVIATHDLGLMEQVDARRMILAGGRLDIYD; from the coding sequence TTGATTCGCTTCGAAAATGTCGGCCTCCGCTATGGCATGGGTCCGGAAATCCTCCGTGACATCTCCTTGCATATACCGGAGCGCTCCTTCCAGTTCCTGAGCGGACCTTCGGGCGCCGGCAAGACGACGCTGCTGCGCCTTCTGTTCATGTCGCTGAAGCCGACGCGTGGGCTGATCACCATTTTCGGCAAGGACCGCTCGCGCATCTCGCGCACCGAACTGCCGCATCTGCGGCGCCGCATCGGCGTGGTGTTCCAGGATTTTCGCCTGCTCGACCACATGACCACCTATGAGAATGTCGCGCTGCCGCTGCGCGTGCGCGGGCGCGAGGAAGCAAGCTACCGCACCGATGTCACCGAGTTGTTGAAATGGGTGGGGCTGGGCGAGCGCATGCATGTGCTGCCGCCGGTCCTGTCGGGCGGCGAGAAGCAGCGCGCCGCCATCGCCCGCGCCCTGATCGAGCAACCGGAGATCCTGCTGGCCGACGAACCGACCGGCAATGTCGATCCGCCGCTGGCGCGGCGCCTGCTCAGGTTGTTCATCGAACTCAATCGACTGGGCACCGCCGTGGTGATCGCCACCCACGACCTCGGCCTGATGGAACAGGTCGACGCACGCCGCATGATCCTGGCCGGCGGAAGGCTGGACATCTATGACTGA
- a CDS encoding cation transport protein: MGDFWVFGYGSLIWRPGFAHVETRRAHLHGYRRSLCVYSFVHRGTRQRPGLVLGLDHGGSCVGLGFRVPGELRDEVIAYLRERELVTSVYLERTLKVRLDGGGTVEAVAYIVDRKHEQYAGGLDAAHAAAVVRGAVGQSGGNEDYVLSTLKHLEALGIRDHWLEEVARGIAPL, encoded by the coding sequence ATGGGCGATTTTTGGGTGTTTGGCTATGGCTCGCTGATCTGGCGGCCGGGTTTCGCGCATGTCGAGACGCGGCGCGCCCATTTGCACGGCTACCGCCGCTCGCTCTGCGTCTATTCCTTCGTGCACCGCGGCACGCGCCAGCGGCCCGGACTGGTGCTCGGCCTCGACCATGGCGGCTCCTGTGTCGGCCTAGGTTTCCGTGTGCCCGGCGAATTGCGCGACGAGGTCATCGCCTATCTGCGCGAGCGCGAACTCGTCACATCAGTCTATCTCGAGCGCACGCTCAAGGTCCGCCTCGACGGCGGCGGAACGGTCGAAGCGGTGGCCTACATCGTCGACCGCAAGCATGAGCAATATGCCGGCGGGCTGGACGCCGCGCATGCGGCGGCGGTGGTGCGCGGCGCGGTCGGCCAATCCGGCGGCAACGAGGATTACGTTCTCAGCACGCTGAAGCATCTGGAGGCGCTAGGCATCCGCGACCATTGGCTGGAAGAAGTGGCACGGGGGATAGCGCCTTTGTGA